AGAGGGTGGCGGAGCATTAAACTTTGTTACACCTATTATTATCGCTGTTATTTTCACCATTCTTATAATGTTATTTGATTTAGTTATCAAACCTAAGAACAACCAAACTAAAAATGAACATTAAAAAACACCAACATGTTAAACATGTTGGTGTCTTTTTTGTGCTTAAACGTTAGTT
The Staphylococcus kloosii genome window above contains:
- a CDS encoding YjzD family protein, whose amino-acid sequence is MKYLAVLVWAIVLLEMVNFVLNSLEGGGALNFVTPIIIAVIFTILIMLFDLVIKPKNNQTKNEH